From a single Streptomyces sp. 1331.2 genomic region:
- a CDS encoding trimeric intracellular cation channel family protein, whose product MTSQIFPSDVQQSLDLVGIFVFALSGALLAVRKNMDIFGICVLAEVTALGGGVMRDLVIGATPVAAFTNLGYFLTPLVAALVVFFLHPEVERINRAVQTLDALGLGLFCVTGTAKAHDYGLGAVAAIALGMVTAAGGGVIRDVLAGEIPSLLRWDREIYAVPALVGAALVAVLIGADRLTGLTGTAAALTAFGLRMLALKYGWRAPRAWHRNGSRTSEE is encoded by the coding sequence GTGACCTCGCAGATCTTCCCGTCCGACGTGCAGCAGTCGCTGGACCTCGTCGGCATCTTCGTCTTCGCCCTCTCCGGGGCCCTGCTCGCCGTCCGCAAGAACATGGACATCTTCGGGATCTGTGTGCTGGCGGAGGTCACCGCGCTCGGCGGCGGGGTGATGCGCGACCTGGTCATCGGTGCGACCCCGGTCGCCGCCTTCACCAACCTCGGCTACTTCCTGACCCCGCTGGTCGCCGCCCTGGTGGTGTTCTTCCTGCACCCGGAGGTCGAGCGGATCAACCGGGCGGTGCAGACCCTGGACGCCCTCGGGCTCGGCCTGTTCTGCGTCACCGGCACCGCCAAGGCGCACGACTACGGGCTCGGCGCCGTCGCGGCCATCGCGCTCGGCATGGTGACCGCGGCCGGCGGCGGGGTGATCCGCGACGTGCTGGCCGGGGAGATCCCCTCGCTGCTGCGCTGGGACCGGGAGATCTACGCCGTGCCGGCCCTGGTCGGCGCCGCGCTGGTCGCGGTACTGATCGGCGCCGACCGGCTCACCGGCCTGACCGGCACCGCCGCCGCGCTCACCGCCTTCGGGCTGCGGATGCTCGCCCTGAAGTACGGCTGGCGTGCCCCGCGGGCTTGGCACCGCAACGGTTCTCGCACCAGCGAGGAGTAG
- the mnmA gene encoding tRNA 2-thiouridine(34) synthase MnmA, producing the protein MTDFPGAPTTPSTGRLRVLAAMSGGVDSAVAAARAVEAGHEVTGVHLALSANPQSFRTGARGCCTIEDSRDAWRAADVIGIPFYVWDLAERFREDVIDDFVAEYAAGRTPNPCLRCNEKIKFAALLDKAIALGFDAVCTGHYARIVDLPDGARELHRAVDGAKDQSYVLGVLDADQLAHSLFPLGDTTKEEIRAEAERRGLAVAKKPDSHDICFIADGDTQGFLARHLGTATGDILDVDGTKLGEHDGAYGFTIGQRKGLRIGRPAADGKPRYVLDISPVNNTVTVGPVEGLDVTGLTAIRPRWCGTEPLADGRYTAQLRAHGEEVPVTASVVDGELRVRLDTPVRGIAPGQAVVLYDGTRVVGSATIATTERPAVTA; encoded by the coding sequence ATGACTGACTTCCCGGGTGCCCCGACCACACCGTCCACCGGCCGACTGCGCGTGCTCGCGGCGATGTCCGGCGGAGTCGACTCCGCCGTCGCCGCCGCCCGCGCCGTCGAAGCGGGCCACGAGGTGACCGGCGTCCACCTGGCGCTCTCCGCCAACCCGCAGTCCTTCCGCACCGGCGCCCGCGGCTGCTGCACCATCGAGGACTCCCGGGACGCCTGGCGGGCTGCCGACGTCATCGGCATCCCCTTCTACGTCTGGGACCTCGCGGAGCGCTTCCGCGAGGACGTCATCGACGACTTCGTCGCCGAGTACGCCGCCGGGCGGACCCCGAACCCGTGCCTGCGCTGCAACGAGAAGATCAAGTTCGCCGCGCTGCTGGACAAGGCGATCGCGCTCGGCTTCGACGCCGTCTGCACCGGCCACTACGCCCGGATCGTCGACCTGCCCGACGGCGCCCGCGAACTGCACCGGGCGGTCGACGGCGCCAAGGACCAGTCCTACGTCCTCGGGGTGCTCGACGCCGACCAGCTCGCCCACTCGCTCTTCCCGCTCGGTGACACCACCAAGGAGGAGATCCGGGCGGAGGCCGAGCGCCGGGGCCTCGCGGTCGCGAAGAAGCCCGACAGCCACGACATCTGCTTCATCGCCGACGGCGACACCCAGGGCTTCCTCGCCCGGCACCTCGGCACCGCCACCGGCGACATCCTCGACGTCGACGGCACCAAGCTCGGCGAGCACGACGGCGCGTACGGCTTCACCATCGGCCAGCGCAAGGGCCTGCGGATCGGCCGCCCGGCGGCCGACGGCAAGCCGCGCTACGTGCTGGACATCTCCCCGGTCAACAACACCGTGACCGTCGGCCCGGTCGAAGGCCTCGACGTCACCGGCCTGACCGCCATCCGCCCCCGCTGGTGCGGCACCGAGCCCCTGGCCGACGGCCGCTACACCGCCCAGCTCCGCGCCCACGGCGAGGAGGTCCCGGTCACCGCCTCGGTGGTCGACGGCGAACTGCGGGTCCGGCTCGACACCCCGGTCCGCGGCATCGCCCCCGGTCAGGCCGTCGTCCTCTACGACGGCACCCGCGTCGTCGGCTCCGCCACCATCGCCACGACGGAACGCCCGGCCGTCACGGCCTAG
- a CDS encoding acyltransferase family protein, with translation MTLNSPAPSRLGWLDALRGLAALAVAMHHFGLLDKLPHGARVPQYLDLGFFGVMLFFLVSGYIIPASLERHGNVRAFWTGRIFRIHPAVIVTVVGCLLVLPRDATSVQGFAFAHPLLSATANALMLQDLMGVPSTLGVLWSLSYEMVFYYFVTALFVLGWHRRSAPIAFGFAAVALVLGAWLPIGAVTVDLASTRHLVVSGAVLVVTAMACLATARPDLTRWGALLLGGLGLALITLNGRAAGFETMLIFATMFAGTVLHRLEHGQIDRLPALLCCAFVIVCGVTAGYLYDHGTALWHTWTASWAAFSTAYLAAWGVFVTGLLLRRRHVPRWLSGLGTISFSVYLLHGPLMVFLAWKLRGHPLTGWQGQTALTLGYLAALVTLGHLSHCLVELPCQALGRKAARALDRHFPPPAQAHADRLPAGAVPAGRT, from the coding sequence GTGACGCTGAACTCCCCCGCCCCGTCCAGGCTCGGCTGGCTGGACGCGTTGCGCGGACTGGCCGCCCTGGCCGTCGCGATGCACCACTTCGGGCTCCTCGACAAGCTCCCGCACGGCGCGCGGGTGCCGCAGTACCTGGATCTCGGATTCTTCGGCGTGATGCTGTTCTTCCTGGTCAGCGGCTACATCATCCCGGCTTCGCTGGAGCGGCACGGCAACGTGCGGGCGTTCTGGACCGGACGGATCTTCCGCATCCACCCCGCGGTGATCGTGACCGTGGTCGGCTGCCTGCTGGTGCTGCCCCGCGACGCCACCAGCGTCCAGGGCTTCGCCTTCGCCCACCCGCTGCTGTCCGCCACGGCCAACGCGCTGATGCTGCAGGACCTGATGGGGGTGCCCAGCACCCTCGGCGTGCTGTGGTCGCTCAGCTACGAGATGGTCTTCTACTACTTCGTGACCGCCCTGTTCGTCCTCGGGTGGCACCGGCGCAGCGCCCCGATCGCGTTCGGCTTCGCGGCCGTCGCCCTGGTGCTCGGCGCCTGGCTGCCGATCGGGGCCGTCACCGTGGACCTCGCCTCGACCAGGCACCTGGTGGTCTCCGGCGCGGTCCTCGTGGTGACGGCGATGGCCTGCCTGGCCACCGCCCGCCCGGACCTGACCCGCTGGGGCGCCCTGCTGCTCGGCGGCCTGGGCCTGGCCCTGATCACCCTGAACGGCCGGGCCGCCGGGTTCGAGACCATGCTGATCTTCGCGACCATGTTCGCCGGGACGGTGCTGCACCGGCTGGAGCACGGGCAGATCGACCGGCTCCCGGCCCTGCTCTGCTGCGCCTTCGTCATCGTCTGCGGCGTCACCGCCGGCTACCTGTACGACCACGGCACGGCGCTGTGGCACACCTGGACCGCGTCCTGGGCGGCCTTCTCCACCGCCTACCTGGCCGCCTGGGGCGTCTTCGTCACCGGCCTGCTGCTGCGCCGCCGGCACGTCCCCCGCTGGCTCAGCGGCCTCGGCACCATCAGCTTCTCGGTCTACCTCCTGCACGGCCCGCTGATGGTCTTCCTCGCCTGGAAGCTGCGCGGCCACCCGCTCACCGGCTGGCAGGGCCAGACCGCGCTCACCCTCGGCTACCTGGCCGCACTCGTCACCCTCGGCCACCTGAGCCACTGCCTGGTGGAGCTCCCCTGCCAGGCCCTCGGCCGCAAGGCAGCCCGAGCCCTGGACCGCCACTTCCCCCCGCCCGCCCAGGCCCACGCGGACCGGCTTCCGGCGGGGGCCGTCCCGGCCGGCCGCACCTGA
- a CDS encoding cysteine desulfurase family protein produces the protein MPYLDHAATTPMLPEAIAAMTAHLGVVGNASALHAAGRRARRVVEEARESLAESLGARPSEIVFTGGGTESDNLAVKGLYWARRDADPARTRVLSSPVEHHAVLDAVHWLSEHEGATVEYLPVDPLGRVHPEALRAAIERDPASVALVTVMWANNEVGTLQPVRELAAVAAEYGIPMHADAVQALGQVPVSFAESGLTALTVTGHKIGGPFGIGALLLSRGAAPVPLLHGGGQERDVRSGTLDAPGAAGFAAAAAWAVGHQAEQAVTLGALRDDLVSAVLAEVPDAVLNGDPSADGRLPANAHFSFPGCEGDALLMLLDAAGIECSTGSACTAGVPQPSHVLLAMGVDPLLARASLRFSLGHTSVPEDVTALAAAIGPVVQRARNAGLASVRR, from the coding sequence ATGCCATACCTGGACCATGCGGCGACCACGCCGATGCTGCCCGAGGCGATCGCCGCGATGACGGCGCACCTGGGGGTGGTCGGCAACGCCTCGGCCCTGCACGCGGCCGGCCGCCGCGCCCGCCGGGTGGTCGAGGAGGCCCGCGAGTCGCTGGCCGAATCGCTGGGCGCCCGCCCGAGCGAGATCGTGTTCACCGGCGGTGGCACCGAGTCCGACAACCTCGCGGTCAAGGGCCTGTACTGGGCCCGCCGGGACGCCGACCCGGCCCGCACCCGGGTGCTCAGCAGCCCCGTCGAACACCACGCCGTCCTCGACGCGGTGCACTGGCTCTCCGAGCACGAGGGCGCCACCGTCGAGTACCTGCCGGTCGATCCGCTGGGCCGGGTCCACCCCGAGGCGTTGCGCGCGGCCATCGAACGCGACCCCGCGTCCGTCGCGCTGGTCACCGTGATGTGGGCCAACAACGAGGTCGGCACGCTCCAGCCGGTGCGCGAACTCGCCGCCGTCGCAGCCGAGTACGGCATCCCGATGCACGCCGACGCGGTGCAGGCACTCGGTCAGGTCCCGGTCTCCTTCGCCGAGTCGGGGCTCACCGCACTCACCGTCACCGGACACAAGATCGGCGGCCCCTTCGGCATCGGCGCGCTGCTGCTCTCCCGGGGCGCCGCGCCCGTCCCGCTGCTCCACGGCGGCGGCCAGGAACGCGACGTACGCTCCGGCACCCTGGACGCCCCCGGCGCCGCCGGCTTCGCTGCTGCCGCCGCCTGGGCCGTCGGGCACCAGGCCGAGCAGGCGGTGACCCTCGGCGCGCTGCGCGACGACCTGGTCTCCGCGGTCCTCGCCGAGGTGCCGGACGCGGTGCTCAACGGCGACCCGTCCGCGGACGGCCGGCTGCCCGCCAACGCGCACTTCTCCTTCCCCGGCTGCGAGGGCGACGCCCTGCTGATGCTGCTCGACGCCGCCGGCATCGAGTGCTCGACCGGTTCGGCCTGCACCGCCGGGGTGCCGCAGCCCAGCCACGTGCTGCTCGCGATGGGCGTCGACCCGCTGCTGGCGCGCGCCTCGCTGCGGTTCTCACTCGGCCACACCTCGGTGCCGGAGGACGTCACGGCGCTCGCGGCCGCCATCGGGCCGGTCGTCCAGCGGGCCCGCAACGCCGGGCTGGCATCGGTACGGCGGTAG
- a CDS encoding ABC transporter permease has translation MFAYIIRRIFAAVILLLVVSAVTFAIFFLLPRVAGETADQLAAQYIGKNPSPEAIAAVKQNLGLDQPLYAQYWNFLKGLVSGAEYKFGPEPATCHVPCFGYSFKNHLEVWPELSKRIPITISLAIGAAVLWLVSGVATGVVSALKPRSIFDRLSMGIALAGVSLPVFFTGALLLTLFSYEWPILDNLQYVDFTDNPIMWARNLILPWISLAFLYSALYARLTRAGMLETMSEDYIRTARAKGLAERKVVARHGLRAALTPIVTIFGMDLGLLLGGALITEQVFSLQGVGQFAVQAISDNDLPKILGVTLLAAFFIVACNLVVDLLYALVDPRVRLS, from the coding sequence GTGTTTGCCTACATCATCCGCAGGATCTTCGCGGCGGTGATTCTGCTGCTGGTCGTCAGCGCGGTCACCTTCGCGATCTTCTTCCTGCTCCCGCGCGTCGCCGGCGAGACGGCCGACCAACTGGCCGCCCAGTACATCGGGAAGAACCCCTCACCCGAGGCGATCGCGGCGGTCAAGCAGAACCTCGGCCTCGACCAGCCGCTGTACGCCCAGTACTGGAACTTCCTCAAGGGGCTGGTCAGCGGCGCCGAGTACAAGTTCGGGCCGGAACCGGCCACCTGCCACGTGCCCTGCTTCGGCTATTCCTTCAAGAACCACCTGGAGGTCTGGCCCGAGCTGTCCAAGCGGATCCCGATCACCATCTCGCTGGCCATCGGCGCGGCGGTGCTCTGGCTGGTCTCCGGTGTCGCCACCGGCGTCGTCTCCGCGCTCAAGCCGCGGTCGATCTTCGACCGGCTCTCGATGGGCATCGCCCTCGCCGGTGTCTCGCTGCCGGTCTTCTTCACCGGCGCGCTGCTGCTCACGCTGTTCAGCTACGAGTGGCCGATCCTGGACAACCTCCAGTACGTCGACTTCACCGACAACCCGATCATGTGGGCCCGCAACCTGATCCTGCCGTGGATCTCGCTGGCCTTCCTGTACTCCGCGCTGTACGCCCGGCTCACCCGCGCCGGGATGCTGGAGACGATGAGCGAGGACTACATCCGCACCGCCCGGGCCAAGGGCCTGGCCGAGCGCAAGGTCGTCGCCCGGCACGGTCTGCGCGCCGCGCTCACCCCGATCGTCACCATCTTCGGCATGGACCTCGGGCTGCTGCTCGGCGGTGCGCTGATCACCGAGCAGGTCTTCTCGCTCCAGGGCGTCGGCCAGTTCGCCGTCCAGGCGATCTCCGACAACGACCTGCCGAAGATCCTCGGCGTCACCCTCCTCGCCGCCTTCTTCATCGTCGCCTGCAACCTCGTGGTCGACCTCCTGTACGCCCTCGTCGACCCCCGGGTGAGGCTCTCGTGA
- a CDS encoding MBL fold metallo-hydrolase, translating into MNDAPHGRSAQYQVLTTGYVGSTGPGVAATVSYVADAGRHVIFDPGMVAGHDDILGPLAELGLGPDDITDVVLSHHHPDNTMNVGLFGKARVHDHKVEYQGHHWTNRDAEGYQLTPSLKLIRTPGHSHEDITLLAGTESGVVAFAGDLWWHQHGPADDPVAPDREVLRASRRRVLEAADIIVPGHGAPFAPGDNPPL; encoded by the coding sequence ATGAACGACGCACCCCACGGCCGCAGCGCCCAGTACCAGGTCCTGACCACCGGTTACGTCGGCTCCACCGGCCCCGGAGTCGCCGCCACCGTCTCCTACGTCGCCGACGCCGGGCGCCACGTGATCTTCGACCCGGGCATGGTCGCCGGCCACGACGACATCCTCGGCCCGCTCGCCGAACTCGGCCTCGGCCCCGACGACATCACCGACGTCGTCCTCAGCCACCACCACCCCGACAACACCATGAACGTCGGCCTCTTCGGCAAGGCCCGGGTCCACGACCACAAGGTCGAGTACCAGGGCCATCACTGGACCAACCGGGACGCCGAGGGCTACCAGCTCACCCCCTCGCTGAAGCTGATCCGCACCCCCGGCCACAGCCACGAGGACATCACCCTGCTGGCGGGAACGGAGTCGGGCGTGGTCGCCTTCGCCGGCGACCTGTGGTGGCACCAGCACGGCCCCGCCGACGACCCGGTCGCCCCCGACCGGGAGGTGCTGCGCGCCTCCCGCCGCCGGGTCCTGGAGGCGGCCGACATCATCGTCCCCGGCCACGGCGCCCCGTTCGCCCCCGGCGACAACCCGCCGCTCTAG
- a CDS encoding ABC transporter ATP-binding protein has product MTDTQTAAIPGPAPAPEREPLLKVTGLTRHFPIRSGLMRRQTGAVRAVDGIDFTVNAGETLGVVGESGCGKSTMGRLVTRLDEPTGGTIEFEGTDITHLGVGAMRPMRRDIQMIFQDPYSSLNPRHTVGTIVSAPFKLQGVEPEGGVKKAVQELLELCGLSPEHYNRYPHEFSGGQRQRIDIARALALKPKMIVADEPVSALDVSIQAQVVNLLDDLQQELGLTYLIIAHDLSVVRHVSDRVAVMYLGKVVEIADRDSLYRSPMHPYTNALMSAVPVPDPRRRQRAGRERILLTGDVPSPINPPSGCRFRTRCWKAQDVCASQEPPLTALKTGHQVACHFPERSEGND; this is encoded by the coding sequence ATGACGGACACTCAGACAGCCGCGATCCCCGGGCCGGCGCCCGCCCCCGAGCGCGAGCCGCTGCTGAAGGTGACCGGCCTGACCCGGCACTTCCCGATCCGCAGCGGGCTGATGCGTCGCCAGACGGGCGCGGTGCGGGCCGTCGACGGCATCGACTTCACGGTCAACGCCGGCGAGACGCTGGGCGTCGTCGGCGAGTCCGGCTGCGGCAAGTCGACCATGGGCCGACTGGTCACCCGGCTCGACGAACCGACCGGCGGGACGATCGAGTTCGAGGGTACCGACATCACCCACCTCGGCGTCGGGGCGATGCGGCCGATGCGCCGCGACATCCAGATGATCTTCCAGGACCCGTACTCCTCGCTGAACCCCCGGCACACCGTCGGCACCATCGTCAGCGCGCCGTTCAAGCTCCAGGGCGTAGAGCCCGAAGGCGGGGTCAAGAAGGCCGTCCAGGAACTGCTGGAGCTGTGCGGGCTCAGCCCCGAGCACTACAACCGCTACCCGCACGAGTTCTCCGGCGGCCAGCGCCAGCGCATCGACATCGCCCGCGCGCTCGCGCTCAAGCCGAAGATGATCGTCGCGGACGAGCCGGTCTCGGCCCTGGACGTCTCGATCCAGGCCCAGGTCGTCAACCTGCTGGACGACCTCCAGCAGGAACTCGGGCTGACCTACCTGATCATCGCCCACGACCTCTCGGTGGTCCGCCACGTCTCGGACCGGGTCGCGGTGATGTACCTCGGCAAGGTCGTGGAGATCGCCGACCGGGACTCGCTGTACCGCAGCCCCATGCACCCGTACACCAACGCGCTGATGTCCGCCGTGCCCGTCCCCGACCCGCGCCGCCGCCAGCGCGCCGGCCGCGAACGGATCCTGCTCACCGGCGACGTCCCCTCCCCGATCAACCCGCCCAGCGGCTGCCGCTTCCGCACCCGCTGCTGGAAGGCGCAGGACGTCTGCGCCAGCCAGGAGCCGCCGCTGACGGCGCTGAAGACGGGGCACCAGGTGGCGTGTCACTTCCCTGAGCGGAGCGAGGGGAACGACTAG
- a CDS encoding IclR family transcriptional regulator, with protein sequence MSQSVDRALTLLGALGDAPLSLEQAASSLGVHKSTALRLLRTLEEHGFARRQPDLRYRIGGRVLSLAHRALEDFDVRQVAAPYLAALNARCGYTVRLAVLHDGEVLYLDEVAGHPAAGPSRIGRRAPVTDTAVGRVLLAGLPADGPCEEAELAAVRRRGWAAEPAEHREPVACVAAPVAGSGGRTVAACALSAPAGEVPPAELVRMVPELLCTAEAISLAYGGSPTPRWCENRCGAKPAGHASRTSGRASAARRR encoded by the coding sequence ATGTCGCAGTCGGTCGACCGCGCGCTGACCCTGCTCGGCGCGCTGGGTGACGCGCCGCTCTCGCTGGAGCAGGCCGCGAGCAGCCTCGGGGTGCACAAGTCCACCGCGCTGCGGCTCCTGCGCACCCTGGAGGAGCACGGCTTCGCCCGCCGTCAGCCCGACCTGCGCTACCGGATCGGCGGCCGGGTGCTCTCGCTGGCCCACCGCGCGCTGGAGGACTTCGACGTCCGGCAGGTCGCCGCGCCCTACCTGGCCGCGCTCAACGCCCGCTGCGGCTACACCGTCCGGCTCGCGGTGCTGCACGACGGCGAGGTGCTGTACCTGGACGAGGTGGCCGGGCACCCGGCGGCCGGGCCGTCCCGGATCGGGCGCCGCGCCCCGGTGACGGACACCGCGGTGGGGCGGGTGCTGCTCGCCGGGCTGCCCGCGGACGGGCCGTGCGAGGAGGCCGAGCTGGCGGCGGTGCGCCGCCGGGGTTGGGCGGCCGAGCCGGCCGAGCACCGCGAGCCGGTCGCCTGCGTGGCCGCCCCCGTGGCGGGCAGCGGCGGGCGGACGGTCGCGGCCTGCGCGCTGAGCGCCCCGGCCGGCGAGGTGCCGCCGGCCGAACTGGTCCGGATGGTGCCGGAACTGCTCTGCACGGCCGAGGCGATCTCGCTCGCGTACGGCGGTTCGCCTACTCCTCGCTGGTGCGAGAACCGTTGCGGTGCCAAGCCCGCGGGGCACGCCAGCCGTACTTCAGGGCGAGCATCCGCAGCCCGAAGGCGGTGA
- a CDS encoding ABC transporter ATP-binding protein, with protein MTELQKNTAAAAPESAPEAASVSAPEAAPAQASVPAQASVPAPSGDPFLSVRDLRIHFDTDDGLVRSVDGVSFDLHKGRTLGIVGESGSGKSVTSLGIMGLHRSKRARISGEIRLDGEDLIAAGPDRVRQLRGRELAMIFQDPLTAMHPYYTVGQQIVEAYRVHHPQATKKQARTRAIEMLDRVGIPQPDRRADDYPHQFSGGMRQRAMIAMALVNDPSLLIADEPTTALDVTVQAQILDLIRDLQEEFGSAVIIITHDLGVVAELADDILVMYGGKCVERGPAETLFDAPEHPYTWGLLGSMPRLDRELQDRLVPVKGTPPSLINVPTGCAFHPRCPYAALTGGRSDSEVPVLAEAAPGHHAACHIPAGERHRIFAEEIAPRL; from the coding sequence GTGACCGAGCTCCAGAAGAACACGGCGGCCGCCGCTCCCGAGTCGGCCCCCGAGGCCGCTTCCGTGTCGGCCCCCGAGGCCGCTCCCGCTCAGGCCTCCGTTCCCGCTCAGGCCTCCGTTCCCGCTCCGTCCGGGGATCCGTTCCTGTCCGTGCGCGACCTGCGGATCCACTTCGACACCGACGACGGCCTGGTCCGCTCGGTCGACGGGGTCAGCTTCGACCTGCACAAGGGGCGCACCCTCGGCATCGTCGGCGAGTCCGGCTCCGGCAAGTCCGTCACCTCGCTCGGCATCATGGGCCTGCACCGCTCCAAGCGGGCCCGGATCTCCGGCGAGATCCGGCTCGACGGCGAGGACCTGATCGCGGCCGGCCCCGACCGGGTGCGCCAACTGCGCGGCCGGGAACTGGCGATGATCTTCCAGGACCCGCTGACCGCCATGCACCCCTACTACACGGTGGGGCAGCAGATCGTCGAGGCCTACCGGGTGCACCACCCGCAGGCCACCAAGAAGCAGGCCCGCACCCGCGCGATCGAGATGCTCGACCGGGTCGGCATCCCGCAGCCCGACCGCCGGGCCGACGACTACCCGCACCAGTTCTCCGGCGGCATGCGCCAGCGCGCCATGATCGCCATGGCTCTGGTCAACGACCCCTCCCTGCTGATCGCGGACGAGCCCACCACCGCCCTGGACGTCACCGTCCAGGCGCAGATCCTGGACCTCATCCGCGACCTCCAGGAGGAGTTCGGCTCCGCCGTCATCATCATCACCCACGACCTCGGGGTCGTCGCCGAGCTGGCCGACGACATCCTGGTCATGTACGGCGGGAAGTGCGTCGAGCGCGGCCCGGCCGAAACCCTCTTCGACGCCCCCGAACACCCCTACACCTGGGGGCTGTTGGGCTCGATGCCGCGACTGGACCGGGAACTGCAGGACCGGCTCGTCCCGGTCAAGGGCACCCCGCCCAGCCTGATCAACGTGCCGACGGGCTGCGCGTTCCACCCGCGCTGCCCGTACGCCGCCCTGACCGGCGGACGCTCCGACAGCGAGGTCCCGGTGCTGGCCGAAGCCGCGCCCGGGCACCACGCGGCCTGCCACATTCCGGCCGGCGAGCGGCACCGCATCTTCGCCGAAGAGATCGCGCCCCGGCTGTGA
- a CDS encoding GlxA family transcriptional regulator: MAPFTTVAAYVPPGVGMLAVGIVAETFGPHGQAAPGFDFALCSDRPGSVPTDLGVPLTVEHDLDRLAAADLVLALPGAQFRTPPPPAVLDALAAAHERGARVAAHCVGAFALAAAGLLDGRRATTHWRFAALLARTYPEVVVEPDALYLDEGRITTGAGAAAGFDLCLHLIRREHGTALANHIARDMVLPSHRDGGQAQYLAAPVPEDGEDERLAGVLAWAREHLHEPLPVAELARRAVMSKRSFARRFAAATGTTPHAWLRELRLSAAEELLETTDLPVEEVARRVGYGSAAVLREQFVRRRGVPPRSYRRAFTRVVSSAATPGAHPPERTA, translated from the coding sequence ATGGCACCTTTCACCACCGTCGCCGCGTACGTCCCGCCCGGTGTCGGCATGCTGGCCGTGGGCATCGTCGCCGAGACGTTCGGCCCGCACGGGCAGGCGGCGCCCGGCTTCGACTTCGCGCTCTGTTCGGACCGGCCGGGCAGCGTCCCGACCGACCTCGGGGTGCCGCTGACGGTCGAGCACGACCTCGACCGGCTGGCCGCCGCCGATCTGGTGCTCGCCCTGCCGGGGGCGCAGTTCCGCACGCCGCCCCCGCCCGCCGTGCTGGACGCGCTCGCCGCGGCCCACGAGCGGGGTGCGAGGGTGGCCGCCCACTGCGTCGGCGCGTTCGCGCTGGCCGCCGCCGGACTGCTCGACGGCCGCCGGGCGACCACCCACTGGCGGTTCGCCGCCCTGCTGGCCCGCACCTACCCGGAGGTGGTGGTCGAGCCGGACGCGCTGTACCTGGACGAGGGGCGGATCACCACGGGTGCCGGCGCCGCCGCCGGTTTCGACCTGTGCCTGCACCTGATCCGGCGCGAGCACGGGACGGCGCTGGCCAATCACATCGCCCGGGACATGGTGCTGCCGTCGCACCGGGACGGCGGGCAGGCCCAGTACCTGGCGGCGCCCGTCCCGGAGGACGGCGAGGACGAACGCCTGGCCGGGGTGCTGGCCTGGGCCCGGGAGCACCTCCACGAGCCGCTGCCGGTGGCGGAGTTGGCCCGGCGGGCGGTGATGAGCAAGCGCTCCTTCGCCCGCCGGTTCGCCGCCGCGACGGGCACCACCCCCCACGCCTGGCTGCGGGAGCTGCGGCTGAGCGCCGCCGAGGAGCTGCTGGAGACGACGGACCTGCCGGTCGAGGAGGTCGCCCGCCGGGTGGGCTACGGCAGTGCGGCCGTCCTACGCGAACAGTTCGTCCGCCGCCGGGGCGTGCCGCCACGCTCGTACCGCCGGGCGTTCACCCGCGTGGTGAGTTCGGCGGCAACGCCCGGTGCACACCCTCCGGAGAGGACGGCATGA